One window from the genome of Acidobacteriota bacterium encodes:
- a CDS encoding ABC transporter permease, with the protein MAVPLIYNLRSIRVRWASTSVAVLGIGGAVAVFVAVLSLAHGFEATLVESGSPRNALIRRAGSSSEMESVVLLDQARVVADAPQVARDRRGRPLVSMEVVAIGAFRHRASRSEALAQVRGVSEDALAVRDNLRMARGRFLTPGLSELVVGKNAEQMYEGFSLGDTPAFGGRTWKVVGILDAGNSAFDSEVWADARILNQTFKRPEHIFQSVTVRLSDPAHLPAFEKALKADPRLTVQVDREDLYYAKQSRVVSTMIRVLGYLVAVVMGVGALFAALNTLYSALAARVREMATLRAIGFSPRAVVLSWLFEALAIALLGGLLGDLLVIPLNGVTTSTINWQTFSQLAFAFRVTPALLLQGLGFALLMGFLGGLPPALRAARIPVAAALREL; encoded by the coding sequence ATGGCGGTGCCGCTGATCTACAACCTGCGCTCCATCCGGGTCCGGTGGGCCTCCACCTCGGTGGCGGTGCTGGGCATCGGCGGGGCCGTTGCGGTCTTCGTGGCGGTCCTCTCCCTGGCCCACGGTTTCGAGGCGACCCTCGTGGAGTCGGGCTCGCCCCGCAACGCCCTCATCCGGAGGGCGGGATCCAGCTCGGAAATGGAGAGCGTCGTCCTGCTCGACCAGGCCCGCGTGGTGGCCGACGCCCCGCAGGTGGCCCGGGACCGCCGGGGGCGTCCCCTGGTGAGCATGGAGGTGGTGGCCATTGGGGCCTTCCGCCACCGGGCCTCCCGGTCCGAAGCCCTCGCCCAGGTGCGCGGCGTCTCCGAGGACGCGCTCGCCGTGCGGGACAACCTCCGCATGGCACGGGGGCGCTTTTTGACCCCGGGCCTGTCCGAACTGGTGGTGGGCAAGAACGCCGAACAGATGTACGAGGGCTTCTCCCTGGGGGACACGCCGGCCTTCGGCGGACGCACCTGGAAGGTCGTGGGCATCCTCGACGCGGGGAACTCCGCCTTCGACTCGGAGGTCTGGGCCGACGCCCGCATCCTCAACCAGACCTTCAAACGGCCCGAACACATCTTCCAATCCGTGACCGTGCGCCTGAGCGACCCGGCGCACCTGCCCGCCTTCGAAAAGGCCCTCAAGGCCGATCCGCGCCTCACCGTCCAGGTGGACCGGGAGGACCTCTACTACGCCAAGCAGTCCCGGGTAGTCTCCACCATGATCCGCGTCCTGGGCTACCTCGTCGCCGTGGTCATGGGCGTGGGCGCCCTTTTCGCGGCCCTCAACACCCTCTACTCGGCCCTCGCCGCCCGGGTCCGCGAAATGGCCACCCTGCGGGCCATCGGTTTCTCGCCCCGGGCCGTCGTCCTCTCCTGGCTCTTCGAGGCCCTCGCAATCGCCCTCCTCGGCGGCCTCCTCGGCGACCTCCTGGTCATTCCCCTCAACGGCGTCACCACATCCACCATCAACTGGCAGACCTTCAGCCAGCTGGCCTTCGCCTTCCGGGTCACCCCCGCTCTCCTCCTCCAGGGCCTCGGATTCGCCCTCCTCATGGGCTTCCTCGGGGGCCTTCCGCCCGCTCTCCGCGCCGCCCGCATCCCCGTCGCCGCCGCCTTGCGCGAGCTGTAG
- a CDS encoding efflux RND transporter periplasmic adaptor subunit → MDANETTRKDLSSLQIPEGARSFQKGPKRKLWLGLGIAAGLLVTFFLLRSAAKPTEVVLAEAAQPAGGEGSAVLNASGYVTPRRRATVAAKITGRVVEMLVDEGMEVEAGQVLARLDDSDARARLVSAEADAKVADAQVPDARAALSMADLEFQRVSSLHRAGFASDNERDRARTAYDSARARLDSAQEALKAARARESVARQDLDNCTVRAPFGGIAVSKDAQVGEMVSPVSAGGGFTRTGIATIVDMASLEIEVDVNESFIAKVRPGQRVEAVLDAYPDWKIPAFVRTVIPTADRQKATVKVRISFGALDPRILPDMGVKVTFLADAPPVGAPRAAATVPSEAVWEEDGRRYVFVLKEGRLSRRDVTLGERRGMDVDVLSGCAPGDRLVIKDLAGLKDGMRAIEKR, encoded by the coding sequence ATGGACGCGAATGAAACGACCCGGAAGGACCTCTCCTCCCTGCAAATCCCCGAAGGGGCGCGATCCTTCCAGAAGGGCCCGAAACGGAAGCTGTGGCTCGGCCTGGGAATCGCCGCCGGCCTCCTCGTGACCTTCTTTCTCCTCCGATCGGCCGCGAAGCCGACGGAGGTGGTCCTGGCGGAGGCCGCCCAACCGGCGGGCGGAGAGGGTTCGGCGGTCCTGAACGCGAGCGGCTACGTGACCCCCCGCCGCCGGGCCACGGTGGCGGCGAAGATCACGGGCCGGGTGGTGGAGATGCTCGTGGACGAGGGGATGGAGGTGGAGGCGGGGCAGGTTCTCGCCCGGCTCGACGACTCGGACGCCCGGGCCCGCCTCGTATCCGCCGAGGCCGACGCCAAGGTCGCCGACGCCCAGGTCCCCGACGCCCGGGCCGCCCTGTCCATGGCGGACCTCGAGTTCCAGCGGGTCTCCTCCCTGCACCGCGCGGGCTTCGCCAGCGACAACGAGAGGGACCGCGCCCGAACGGCCTACGACAGCGCCCGGGCCCGGCTCGATTCGGCGCAGGAGGCCTTGAAGGCCGCCCGGGCCCGCGAGAGTGTCGCCCGCCAGGATCTGGACAACTGCACCGTGAGAGCGCCCTTCGGCGGGATCGCCGTGTCCAAGGACGCGCAGGTGGGGGAGATGGTTTCCCCGGTTTCGGCGGGCGGGGGATTCACCCGGACGGGGATCGCCACCATCGTGGACATGGCCTCCCTCGAAATCGAGGTGGACGTCAACGAGTCCTTCATCGCCAAGGTGCGGCCGGGCCAGCGCGTGGAGGCCGTGCTCGACGCCTACCCGGATTGGAAGATCCCCGCCTTCGTGCGCACGGTGATCCCCACCGCCGACCGCCAGAAGGCCACCGTCAAGGTCCGCATCTCCTTCGGCGCCCTCGATCCGCGCATCCTTCCCGACATGGGCGTGAAGGTGACCTTCCTGGCCGACGCCCCGCCGGTAGGGGCGCCCCGGGCCGCGGCGACGGTGCCCTCCGAGGCGGTCTGGGAGGAAGACGGCCGCCGGTACGTCTTCGTCCTGAAGGAGGGGCGCCTGTCGCGGAGGGATGTGACCCTCGGCGAACGCCGGGGCATGGACGTGGACGTGCTCTCGGGGTGCGCGCCCGGGGACCGCCTGGTGATCAAGGACCTGGCGGGACTCAAGGACGGCATGCGGGCCATCGAGAAAAGGTAG
- a CDS encoding FtsX-like permease family protein translates to MTRFLPLLLANVTRKKARLALTVGSYAVALFLFGVLAAVQTAFNQGLEVAGADRLIVRNKVSLIMPLPYAYRDRILLVPGVRKVTYATWFGGIYQDERNFFPNFAIDADHYLEVYPEFRVEPSQWTDFLRDRQACAVGRKLAERFGWKLGDRIPLKGTIWTGVWEFNLRAIYEGSRPEDDTQQFWFRYDYLEERRPFGKGTVGWYVVQVGDPDRAAAAAAAINDRFANSSYETAAETEKAFAAGFVRQMGNIQALILSIGSVVFFTLLLVTGNVMAIAVRERMGEIGVLKTLGYSDGAVLALILSESCLYALLGGGAGVLGAKAFTLGGDPTQGLLVAFYFSPQKMALGLSFALLVGLLAGLLPALAAMRLKIVDALRRV, encoded by the coding sequence ATGACCCGCTTCCTCCCTCTCCTGCTGGCGAATGTGACGCGGAAGAAGGCACGGCTTGCCTTGACGGTGGGCTCCTACGCCGTGGCCCTCTTCCTCTTCGGAGTGCTGGCGGCGGTGCAGACGGCCTTCAACCAGGGACTCGAAGTGGCCGGCGCGGACCGCCTCATCGTCCGCAACAAGGTCTCCCTCATCATGCCCCTGCCCTACGCCTACCGGGACCGGATCCTGCTCGTTCCGGGCGTCCGCAAGGTGACCTACGCCACGTGGTTCGGGGGCATCTACCAGGACGAGCGCAATTTCTTCCCCAACTTCGCCATCGACGCGGACCACTACCTCGAGGTCTACCCCGAGTTCCGCGTGGAGCCCTCCCAATGGACCGACTTTCTGAGGGATCGCCAGGCCTGCGCCGTGGGGCGCAAGCTCGCCGAGCGCTTCGGCTGGAAGCTTGGCGACCGCATCCCCCTCAAGGGGACCATCTGGACGGGTGTGTGGGAGTTCAACCTGCGGGCCATCTACGAGGGGAGCCGCCCGGAGGACGACACCCAGCAGTTCTGGTTCCGGTACGACTACCTGGAGGAGCGCCGCCCCTTCGGCAAGGGCACGGTGGGCTGGTACGTCGTTCAGGTGGGCGACCCCGACCGCGCCGCCGCCGCGGCGGCGGCCATCAACGACCGCTTCGCCAACTCCTCCTACGAGACGGCGGCCGAGACCGAGAAGGCCTTCGCCGCGGGCTTCGTGCGCCAGATGGGAAACATCCAGGCCCTCATCCTCTCCATCGGCTCGGTGGTCTTCTTCACGCTCCTGCTCGTCACGGGCAACGTCATGGCCATCGCCGTGAGGGAGCGCATGGGGGAGATCGGCGTCCTCAAGACCCTGGGCTACTCGGACGGCGCCGTGCTGGCCCTGATCCTGAGCGAATCGTGCCTGTACGCTCTCCTGGGAGGGGGCGCGGGGGTCCTGGGCGCCAAGGCCTTCACCCTCGGTGGAGACCCCACCCAGGGCCTGCTGGTGGCCTTTTACTTCTCTCCGCAGAAGATGGCCCTGGGCCTGAGCTTCGCCCTCCTCGTGGGCCTGCTGGCGGGGCTCCTTCCCGCCCTCGCCGCCATGCGACTGAAGATCGTGGACGCGCTCAGGAGAGTCTAG
- a CDS encoding ABC transporter ATP-binding protein produces the protein MVRVDGRSDGSALIRVRDLDKEYMRGGETLHILSGLHLDVERGEFVAFMGPSGSGKTTLLNLLGGLDLPTRGSITVDGDEITHMSGSKLSAWRARHVGFVFQMYNLMPVLTAFQNVELPLLLTRLTKAERRDHVEAALALVGLSDRLKHYPRQLSGGQEQRVAIARALVADPTFLLCDEPTGDLDRTSAREVMDLLERLSAEFGKTILMVTHDPRAAERAGTLLHLEKGVLVEAKTGGVGE, from the coding sequence ATGGTGCGAGTGGACGGACGATCCGACGGGAGCGCCCTCATCCGCGTCCGCGACCTGGACAAGGAGTACATGCGGGGAGGGGAGACGCTCCACATCCTGAGCGGCCTCCACCTGGACGTGGAGCGGGGAGAGTTCGTGGCCTTCATGGGGCCCTCGGGCTCGGGCAAGACGACCCTGCTCAACCTCCTCGGGGGTCTCGACCTGCCCACCCGCGGCTCCATCACCGTGGACGGGGACGAGATCACCCACATGTCCGGGTCCAAGCTCTCCGCCTGGCGGGCGCGCCACGTGGGCTTCGTCTTCCAGATGTACAACCTCATGCCCGTCCTCACGGCCTTCCAGAACGTGGAACTGCCTCTCCTCCTCACCCGGCTGACCAAGGCCGAGAGGAGGGACCACGTGGAAGCGGCCCTCGCCCTGGTGGGCTTGAGCGACCGCCTCAAGCACTACCCCCGCCAGCTCTCGGGCGGCCAGGAGCAGAGGGTGGCCATCGCCCGCGCCCTGGTGGCGGACCCCACCTTCCTCCTCTGCGACGAACCCACGGGGGACCTCGACCGGACGAGCGCCCGCGAGGTCATGGACCTTCTGGAGCGGCTCTCCGCGGAATTCGGAAAAACCATCCTCATGGTAACCCACGACCCGAGGGCCGCCGAGCGCGCCGGAACCCTCCTCCACCTCGAGAAGGGGGTTCTCGTAGAGGCGAAGACAGGGGGAGTGGGGGAGTGA
- the carA gene encoding glutamine-hydrolyzing carbamoyl-phosphate synthase small subunit produces MEGYLLLEDGSLFRGRGFGFHGTVLGEAVFQTAMVGYQEILTDPSYAGQLVVMTYPHMGNYGVNPEDVESRQPHLRGFLVREVSVLPSNWRARGTLDSYLKEHGVVGLKEVDTRALTRHLRSRGALKALLTNEPLDAHLAREKLDRFPGIDNQDLTSEVSCRKAYAFRHEPGQEPPHFKETLAPGRVASGRLHVVAVDFGLKENILRNLLLRGCEVTVIPAYSAVRDLVALGPDGVFLGNGPGNPEMARGALPLVRYAAEHYPTFGICFGHQLLALAFGGQTYKLPFGHRGANHPVMCLPKQRVEVTSQNHGFAVDEGSLPEVFEVTHRSLNDGTVEGMRHRELNVFSVQYHPEASPGPHDSLYLFDEFIRRMEER; encoded by the coding sequence ATGGAGGGGTACCTGCTCCTGGAGGACGGAAGCCTGTTCCGGGGCAGGGGATTCGGATTTCACGGAACGGTCCTCGGGGAAGCGGTCTTCCAGACGGCCATGGTGGGGTACCAGGAGATCCTTACCGATCCTTCCTACGCCGGCCAGCTCGTGGTCATGACCTATCCCCACATGGGGAACTACGGCGTCAATCCGGAGGACGTGGAATCCCGCCAGCCGCACCTCAGGGGCTTCCTCGTCCGGGAGGTCTCGGTCCTGCCCTCCAACTGGCGGGCCCGGGGGACCCTGGACAGCTACCTGAAGGAGCACGGCGTGGTGGGGCTCAAGGAGGTGGACACGCGGGCCCTCACCCGCCACCTCCGAAGCCGGGGAGCCCTGAAGGCCCTCCTGACCAATGAGCCCCTCGACGCTCACCTGGCGCGGGAAAAGCTGGATCGCTTCCCGGGCATCGACAACCAGGACCTGACCTCGGAAGTCTCCTGCCGCAAGGCCTACGCCTTCCGCCACGAGCCCGGCCAGGAACCGCCGCACTTCAAGGAGACCCTCGCGCCGGGCCGGGTGGCCTCGGGGCGCCTGCACGTGGTGGCCGTGGACTTCGGCCTGAAGGAGAACATCCTGCGCAACCTTCTCCTGAGGGGCTGCGAGGTGACCGTGATCCCCGCTTACAGCGCGGTGAGGGATCTGGTGGCCCTGGGCCCCGATGGGGTCTTTCTGGGAAACGGCCCCGGCAACCCGGAAATGGCTCGTGGGGCCCTTCCCCTCGTCCGCTACGCCGCCGAGCACTACCCCACCTTCGGCATCTGCTTCGGCCACCAGCTCCTGGCCCTGGCCTTCGGCGGCCAGACCTACAAGCTCCCCTTCGGCCACCGGGGCGCCAACCACCCGGTCATGTGCCTCCCGAAGCAGAGGGTGGAGGTCACGAGCCAGAACCACGGGTTCGCCGTGGACGAAGGGAGCCTACCGGAGGTCTTCGAGGTGACCCACCGGAGCCTGAACGACGGCACGGTGGAGGGGATGCGCCACCGGGAGCTCAACGTCTTTTCCGTCCAGTACCACCCCGAGGCCAGCCCGGGGCCCCACGACTCCCTCTACCTCTTCGACGAGTTCATCCGGCGCATGGAGGAGAGATGA
- the carB gene encoding carbamoyl-phosphate synthase large subunit — MSGAAPKSVLVIGSGPIVIGQACEFDYSGVQAIKALKEEGIRVVLLNSNPATLMTDPGLADAVYIEPMVPEAVESLLAREKVEAVLPTVGGQTGLNLAVACARAGIFERHGARLIGASTEAIETAEDRELFKAAMTRAGLPTSRSFVARSVEEGLGRIGEVGYPAILRPSFTLGGVGGGIARDREALERLLKDGLALSPVHAVLVEESLIGWKEFELEVIRDGADNAIVVCSIENLDPMGVHTGDSITVAPAQTLTDKEYQIMRDWGLKVLRTVGVETGGSNVQFALHPGTGRIVVVEMNPRVSRSSALASKATGYPIARVATLLALGKTLDEIPNAITGTTPASFEPTIDYVVTKVPRWAFDKFKGADPTLTTAMKSIGEVMAIGRTFTESLSKAVRSLEVGRYGLLDGVDRVPDRATLLQKLQEPNWERLFYVALAFNHGLSVSEVHELTGIDPWFLQEIESLVAAENRARFFTLDSCPPSVLRQFKRKGLSDRTLAGLWRCGEDAVRARRKDAGLAPSFLGVDTCAAEFDARTPYFYSAYEDHTEADPPRGKTMVVLGSGPNRIGQGIEFDYCCCQAVMGFADEGFDTVMVNCNPETVSTDFDTATRLYFEPVTLEDVTAVLDVERPSGVVVTFGGQTPLKLARDLERLGYPLRGTSPAAIHRAEDREAFQDLCRKMGLSFPEGAIARSVEAARREADALGFPLIVRPSYVLGGQGMAVVTGEEHLDAYLAAAMAVSEDNPLLLDRFLEEAVEVDADALCDGREALLCGILEHVEKAGIHSGDSSQVFPPQTLPAKIVEQIEEATRAMALELGVVGLLNVQFALRGDTLYVLEVNPRVSRTVPFLAKARGVPFPRLAARLVAGRRLSEVAPRLPAPSSVYVKASVFPFARLRGEDPILGPEMKSTGEVMGIGPDFGVAFAKALTAAGTAFPSEGGVFVSVRDSDKAPFVPVAAGYVKAGFRLFATSGTRALLEASGIPCESVNKVGEGKPDAVDLLRRGDLRMVINTPLGRKSQFDEAAIRVEAIALQVPCLTSVEAARAALAGIRAQRSGRPDYRPLNEWQGLSGP, encoded by the coding sequence ATGAGCGGCGCGGCGCCCAAGAGCGTCCTGGTGATCGGGTCGGGGCCCATCGTCATCGGCCAGGCCTGCGAGTTCGACTACTCGGGGGTGCAGGCCATCAAGGCCCTCAAGGAGGAGGGGATCCGGGTCGTCCTCCTGAACTCCAACCCCGCGACCCTGATGACGGACCCGGGCCTCGCCGACGCGGTGTACATCGAGCCCATGGTCCCCGAGGCCGTGGAGTCGCTCCTGGCGCGGGAGAAGGTGGAGGCCGTCCTCCCGACGGTGGGCGGCCAGACGGGGCTCAACCTCGCGGTGGCCTGCGCGCGCGCGGGCATCTTCGAGCGCCACGGCGCCCGCCTCATCGGCGCCTCCACGGAGGCCATCGAGACGGCGGAGGATCGGGAGCTTTTCAAGGCCGCCATGACGCGGGCGGGCCTCCCCACCTCCCGCTCCTTCGTGGCGCGGTCCGTCGAGGAGGGCCTGGGGCGCATCGGCGAGGTGGGCTATCCGGCCATCCTGCGTCCCTCCTTCACCCTAGGGGGCGTGGGGGGCGGCATCGCGAGGGACCGGGAGGCGCTGGAGAGGCTCCTCAAGGACGGCCTCGCCCTGAGCCCCGTCCACGCCGTCCTCGTGGAGGAGAGCCTCATCGGGTGGAAGGAGTTCGAACTCGAGGTCATCCGCGACGGGGCGGACAACGCCATCGTCGTCTGCTCCATCGAGAACCTCGACCCCATGGGGGTCCACACCGGGGACTCCATCACCGTGGCCCCCGCCCAGACCCTCACCGACAAGGAATACCAGATCATGCGGGACTGGGGCCTCAAGGTGCTCCGGACCGTAGGGGTCGAAACGGGCGGGTCCAACGTGCAGTTCGCCCTCCACCCGGGGACGGGCCGCATCGTGGTGGTGGAGATGAACCCGAGGGTCTCCCGCTCCTCGGCCCTGGCGAGCAAGGCCACGGGGTATCCCATCGCCCGCGTGGCCACCCTCCTCGCCCTCGGCAAGACCCTCGATGAGATCCCCAACGCCATCACCGGGACCACCCCGGCCTCCTTCGAGCCCACCATCGACTACGTGGTGACGAAGGTTCCGCGCTGGGCCTTCGACAAGTTCAAGGGCGCCGACCCCACCCTCACGACGGCCATGAAGTCCATCGGGGAAGTCATGGCCATCGGCCGGACCTTCACCGAATCCCTGAGCAAGGCGGTCCGCTCCCTGGAGGTGGGCCGGTACGGCCTTCTCGACGGAGTGGACCGGGTGCCCGACCGCGCCACCCTCCTCCAGAAGCTCCAGGAGCCGAACTGGGAGCGGCTCTTCTACGTGGCGCTGGCCTTCAACCACGGGCTATCGGTGAGCGAGGTCCACGAGCTGACGGGCATCGACCCGTGGTTCCTCCAGGAGATCGAGTCCCTCGTGGCCGCGGAGAATCGCGCACGGTTCTTCACCCTCGATTCCTGCCCGCCTTCGGTGCTTCGGCAGTTCAAGCGCAAGGGGCTCTCGGACCGCACGCTGGCGGGCCTCTGGCGGTGCGGCGAGGACGCCGTCCGGGCCCGCCGGAAGGATGCGGGGCTCGCGCCCTCCTTCCTCGGGGTCGACACCTGCGCCGCCGAGTTCGACGCGCGCACCCCGTATTTCTACAGCGCCTACGAGGACCACACGGAGGCGGACCCGCCGCGCGGAAAGACGATGGTCGTCCTCGGAAGCGGCCCCAACCGCATCGGCCAGGGCATCGAGTTCGACTACTGCTGCTGCCAGGCCGTCATGGGGTTCGCAGACGAGGGCTTCGATACGGTGATGGTGAACTGCAACCCCGAGACCGTCTCCACGGACTTCGACACGGCCACGAGGCTCTACTTCGAGCCCGTGACCCTGGAGGACGTCACCGCGGTCCTCGACGTGGAGAGGCCCTCGGGCGTCGTGGTCACCTTCGGGGGGCAGACGCCCCTCAAGCTGGCCCGGGACCTGGAGCGCCTCGGGTACCCCCTCCGGGGCACGTCCCCCGCGGCCATTCACCGGGCCGAGGACCGGGAGGCCTTTCAGGACCTGTGCCGGAAAATGGGTCTGAGTTTCCCCGAGGGGGCCATCGCGCGCTCGGTGGAGGCGGCCCGTCGGGAGGCCGACGCCCTGGGGTTCCCCCTCATCGTCCGCCCCTCCTACGTCCTGGGGGGCCAGGGGATGGCCGTGGTCACGGGCGAGGAGCACCTCGACGCCTACCTGGCCGCGGCCATGGCCGTGAGCGAGGACAACCCCCTCCTTCTGGACCGCTTCCTGGAGGAAGCCGTGGAGGTGGACGCCGACGCCCTGTGCGACGGCCGCGAGGCCCTCCTGTGCGGCATCCTCGAACACGTGGAGAAGGCGGGGATCCATTCGGGCGACTCCTCCCAGGTCTTTCCGCCCCAGACCCTCCCCGCGAAAATCGTGGAGCAGATCGAGGAAGCCACGCGCGCCATGGCGCTCGAACTGGGCGTCGTCGGGCTCCTCAATGTCCAGTTCGCCCTCCGCGGGGATACGCTGTACGTTCTGGAAGTGAATCCGCGCGTCTCGCGCACCGTCCCCTTCCTGGCCAAGGCCCGGGGTGTGCCCTTCCCGAGGCTCGCCGCCCGGCTCGTGGCGGGCCGGCGCCTCTCCGAAGTGGCCCCCCGGCTCCCGGCCCCCTCCTCGGTCTACGTGAAGGCGTCGGTCTTCCCCTTCGCGCGCCTGCGCGGAGAGGACCCCATCCTGGGGCCCGAAATGAAATCCACGGGCGAGGTCATGGGCATCGGTCCCGATTTCGGCGTGGCCTTCGCCAAGGCCCTCACCGCCGCCGGAACGGCCTTCCCGTCGGAGGGCGGGGTCTTCGTGAGCGTGCGCGACTCGGACAAGGCCCCCTTCGTCCCCGTGGCCGCCGGCTATGTGAAGGCGGGGTTCCGCCTGTTCGCCACCTCGGGGACCCGGGCCCTCCTCGAGGCCAGCGGGATTCCCTGCGAGAGCGTGAACAAGGTGGGCGAGGGCAAGCCGGACGCCGTGGACCTCCTGCGCCGGGGCGACCTCCGGATGGTCATCAACACGCCCCTGGGCCGCAAGAGCCAGTTCGACGAGGCGGCCATCCGGGTGGAGGCCATCGCCCTCCAGGTACCCTGCCTGACGAGCGTGGAGGCGGCCCGGGCCGCCCTGGCGGGCATCCGCGCCCAGCGCTCCGGTCGTCCCGATTACCGACCCCTGAATGAGTGGCAGGGCCTGAGCGGGCCGTGA